GttagaaaaattgttttcttctttcttggctttattcctcatcatcatcctcttctcATCACAAACCTAAACCCCAGAAACAGATAAGTGAATCTCAAAGTAAGATCACCTTTTTCACTTGTAGAACAGAGCTACAAACGAACCTTAGTCTCTGTAACGACGTCATCAAGCTTCCTTTTCTTGAGATTTTCAGACACAAACGTCGCAGAAGTTGTTATATTTTCCGGCGACATTGAGAGTATGGCATCACTCTCCGTCGTCTTCTCCCTGTAAATATCCGGAATATTCAAACCGGTTGTCGCCAGAAAGCCGTCACTCTCGCCGCCGTTAATGGTCGAAAAGTTGGAGAAGAAGCCGGGATGGTGGTGGTATCTTAGGTGATCCCTTTGGAGCTGTAAGAACGACATGTTGGTACAGTTGAGTAAAAGCTCAGCTTCTGTAGctccattcatcatcatcatcatcatcatcttcttcttctcttttcgaGTTGCAGTGATAAAGAACAGAGTAAATGTGACTGTAGAAGAGGAAGTGATATTTATaatacaagaaaagaaaaaagcatCTGCTTTGTACTTAATCCAAGTTCATCGCATTAGATAAGTAGGACCAGTACAATCTGAAAGTTGTAGATGATTGTAGTAGTAGTATTGTGATGTTTAGAGATAGGGCTGGCATAATATTCAAACCTGATATTCGAACCGAAATCTGATCCCAAAAACTCGAACTCAAACCCGATACAAAGAGAGTTAGGAAATTGGATATTCGAACCTCAAAGGGTAATATTCGATATTGATATCCGATATTATATAGAAGGTTATcttcaaatatatatacttttgttaAGCCTaaacaaaatgtattttttgttgAATCTTGGTTGTTTGAAATTTGCttattttcagatatttatgttcattcggatataaaaataagtTCGGACAAAAAAGCTGAGATGAATcgatattatatatgttatttaatattttaaaaggttCAGATATcccttttattaaaaaaaaaaaatcattttcatgGATCCAGcctttttgtaaatttttaaattaaatacactcTTATACTATATAGTTAAATTCACTTTTCTAATTATGGAAAATAACATTATACTACTAAATGTATTTCCAAACAACACACTAACCAATCTTGtgtccaaacaatataaaatattatgtcaTACTTTTTTAATAaccttttatttatcttttttatattatttgatttaaaaccactcaaatattttataaaaagttgAAAATAAGTTTA
The sequence above is drawn from the Brassica napus cultivar Da-Ae chromosome A8, Da-Ae, whole genome shotgun sequence genome and encodes:
- the LOC106359756 gene encoding transcription factor bHLH63-like isoform X3; amino-acid sequence: MMMMMMMNGATEAELLLNCTNMSFLQLQRDHLRYHHHPGFFSNFSTINGGESDGFLATTGLNIPDIYREKTTESDAILSMSPENITTSATFVSENLKKRKLDDVVTETKVCDEKRMMMRNKAKKEENNFSNDSSKVTKGSQKRDYIHVRARRGQATDSHSIAERARREKISERMKYLQALVPGCDKITSKAGKLDEIINYVLSLQTQVEFLSMKLAALNSRFSGQRQLIFQGGNFLFEKSI
- the LOC106359756 gene encoding transcription factor bHLH63-like isoform X4, which codes for MMMMMMMNGATEAELLLNCTNMSFLQLQRDHLRYHHHPGFFSNFSTINGGESDGFLATTGLNIPDIYREKTTESDAILSMSPENITTSATFVSENLKKRKLDDVVTETKVCDEKRMMMRNKAKKEENNFSNDSSKVTKGSQKRDYIHVRARRGQATDSHSIAERARREKISERMKYLQALVPGCDKITSKAGKLDEIINYVLSLQTQFLSMKLAALNSRFSGQRQLIFQGGNFLFEKSI